A genomic stretch from Bacillus sp. N1-1 includes:
- a CDS encoding PAS domain S-box protein, translated as MHIKTESIPWIIISSYFLFGSIWILLSDTILYRFSTDFITNKEMGLYKGWFFILLTCIFLYFLLKHLLQKNKEMESQLLESEERYRRLVESSPYAICLLRDGEITYTNQTGLDMAGFHSLSDLYRNRESLVVNQQDQKKIKEILHSIHTNKNEVRETIEYQLLRSNNEIIDVESTLIPITFDNKVMTIIQTRDITERKQAVKELWEAKQLIQAIISASPIATLALDMNANIRLWNPAAEQIFGWHSDEVIGKKSPIVPKDEKDITIPEIIEHGHIVNKEVKRMTKDGSIVHTALSTAPIQDENGQINGIMAAFMDITDKKKTEEALLKTEKLSAVGQLAASVAHEIRNPLTSVKGFIQLLNDDKPFAEKTPFLSIMLSEIDRMDAIIKDLLVLAKPQASHFTYFKVNELLSYVLQLLSTQASLYNITFMKDFTDQDNTLYGEENQLKQVFINLIKNAIEAMPEGGSVTLKTDVKDADIEVTLTDEGVGIPAHKLKTLGEPFYTTKEEGTGLGLLSSFKIIENHHGTIDFISEVGIGTKVTILFPKNSNAS; from the coding sequence TTGCATATAAAAACAGAATCAATTCCATGGATTATCATTAGTAGCTATTTTCTGTTTGGCTCAATATGGATCTTACTTTCAGATACCATTCTTTATCGCTTTTCTACTGATTTTATAACAAACAAAGAAATGGGATTATATAAAGGTTGGTTTTTCATCTTATTAACGTGTATCTTTCTCTATTTTCTCTTAAAACATCTCCTCCAAAAAAACAAGGAGATGGAAAGCCAACTTCTAGAAAGTGAAGAACGATACAGACGTCTTGTTGAGTCATCCCCCTATGCGATATGTTTACTTCGCGATGGGGAGATTACTTATACAAATCAAACTGGTCTTGATATGGCAGGTTTTCATTCACTCAGTGACCTTTATCGAAATCGCGAATCCCTAGTCGTAAACCAACAGGATCAAAAGAAAATTAAAGAAATATTACACAGCATTCATACTAACAAAAATGAAGTCCGTGAAACGATTGAATATCAGCTTTTGCGCTCGAATAACGAAATAATTGACGTAGAATCAACCCTTATTCCGATCACTTTTGATAATAAAGTGATGACCATCATTCAAACACGTGACATTACCGAACGAAAGCAAGCGGTAAAAGAACTATGGGAAGCAAAACAATTGATTCAGGCCATTATAAGTGCCTCGCCAATTGCAACGCTCGCACTGGATATGAATGCGAACATTCGTCTTTGGAACCCAGCTGCAGAACAAATATTTGGCTGGCATAGTGATGAAGTAATAGGAAAGAAGAGTCCAATTGTACCTAAAGATGAAAAAGATATCACGATACCTGAAATCATTGAACACGGCCATATTGTGAATAAGGAAGTTAAGCGGATGACAAAAGACGGCTCGATCGTTCACACAGCTCTATCCACAGCTCCTATTCAAGATGAGAACGGTCAAATTAATGGGATTATGGCCGCTTTCATGGATATTACGGATAAAAAGAAAACGGAAGAAGCTCTTCTCAAAACAGAAAAATTATCGGCAGTTGGTCAGCTAGCTGCCAGCGTAGCGCATGAAATACGAAATCCGCTAACTTCCGTTAAAGGATTTATTCAGTTGCTAAACGACGATAAACCATTCGCAGAGAAAACGCCGTTTCTTTCAATTATGCTTTCAGAAATCGATCGCATGGACGCCATCATTAAAGACCTGCTTGTGTTAGCAAAACCCCAAGCTTCTCATTTTACTTATTTCAAGGTGAACGAGCTGCTTTCCTATGTATTGCAGTTATTAAGTACGCAGGCAAGCCTTTACAATATTACGTTTATGAAAGACTTCACCGATCAAGACAATACGCTTTACGGTGAGGAGAATCAGCTTAAACAAGTTTTCATCAATTTAATTAAAAATGCGATTGAAGCAATGCCCGAAGGTGGTAGTGTCACCTTAAAAACAGACGTAAAAGATGCTGATATAGAAGTGACTTTAACGGATGAAGGTGTTGGAATACCTGCGCATAAACTTAAAACGCTCGGTGAACCATTCTATACGACGAAAGAAGAAGGCACCGGTCTTGGCCTTTTATCCAGCTTTAAAATAATCGAGAATCATCATGGAACCATCGATTTTATAAGCGAGGTTGGAATTGGAACGAAAGTAACCATACTTTTCCCGAAAAATAGTAATGCTTCTTAG
- a CDS encoding LCP family protein: MNEDQMEPRSRYKPKKKRRGLRITLLLLLFIIVGIGGYGGYLYYKVSSVSDQSLMEPNRGDQSDLRNSAVDIGKDHFSVLLLGVDDEENTSNGRSDSMMVATFNQDDKSMKLLSIPRDSYVEIPGRGMDKITHAHAYGGIDLTIDTVEGLLGIPIDEVVRVNFDAFKTVIDELGGIDVTIDSQLVADQLYKESKGKIDLEVGEQTLNGKEALAFARTRKADSDLKRGQRQMEVITAAMDKVSSLSSIPKYGDVVDRIGENLTMSFTFNEAIGLYPFISKIDTVEKLQLTGTDFQPAGTYYFKLDDQSLATAKTELKSHLNLEDQNNDPNGNMNALDGEQGETP, translated from the coding sequence ATGAATGAAGACCAAATGGAACCTCGAAGTCGATATAAACCTAAGAAAAAACGCCGTGGATTGCGCATTACACTCTTGCTATTATTATTTATTATAGTCGGTATTGGTGGTTATGGGGGATATCTTTATTATAAAGTATCTAGCGTATCTGACCAATCTTTGATGGAACCAAATCGGGGAGATCAGTCCGACCTAAGAAACAGTGCAGTCGATATAGGTAAAGATCATTTTTCAGTATTATTATTAGGTGTAGACGATGAAGAAAATACATCGAATGGTCGAAGTGACTCGATGATGGTTGCTACATTTAATCAAGATGATAAATCAATGAAGCTTCTTAGTATCCCACGTGACTCATATGTTGAAATTCCAGGTAGAGGAATGGACAAAATTACTCACGCTCATGCCTATGGTGGGATTGATTTAACGATTGATACAGTGGAAGGTTTACTTGGAATTCCGATTGATGAGGTTGTACGAGTGAATTTTGATGCTTTTAAAACCGTCATTGATGAGCTCGGTGGTATTGATGTTACAATTGATTCACAGCTTGTCGCTGACCAACTGTACAAAGAATCTAAAGGGAAAATCGATTTAGAAGTTGGGGAGCAGACACTTAATGGTAAAGAGGCGCTTGCATTTGCTAGAACACGTAAAGCCGACTCTGACTTAAAACGCGGTCAGCGTCAAATGGAAGTCATTACTGCTGCGATGGACAAGGTTAGCTCACTTTCTTCTATACCGAAGTACGGTGATGTTGTCGATCGTATCGGAGAGAACCTTACGATGAGCTTTACTTTTAATGAAGCAATTGGCCTGTATCCGTTTATCTCAAAGATTGATACAGTTGAAAAACTTCAGCTAACAGGAACGGATTTCCAACCCGCTGGAACCTACTATTTTAAGCTTGATGATCAGTCTTTAGCAACTGCTAAAACAGAGCTAAAGTCTCATTTAAACCTTGAGGATCAAAATAATGATCCAAATGGAAATATGAATGCATTAGACGGTGAACAAGGTGAGACGCCTTAA
- a CDS encoding YihY/virulence factor BrkB family protein, translating into MAGLSFIKKLGKEIGEDRVTSLAAELAYYFMLSIFPLLILILSILPYLSIDKQEAVDFLTKYAPGETGSILQDNVLSIISEPQGGLLTLGILGTIWSASNGMMALMRALNLAYDVEETRSFIKARLLSILLTIGLVLVFIVTLVLPVFGDVIIDAVTSALNLPSSTEFMFRILRWVVAVAIMACILAALYRFAPNKHFPFKEVIIGALVATLGWQVISLAFAFYISNFGNYSATYGSLGGVIILMLWFYLTGIILLVGGEVNALLHKNKKTSVSSEKEQVGF; encoded by the coding sequence ATGGCTGGATTATCATTTATTAAAAAACTTGGGAAAGAAATCGGCGAGGATCGGGTTACGAGCCTTGCAGCTGAATTGGCCTATTACTTTATGTTATCGATCTTTCCATTGCTTATTCTCATTCTCTCGATTCTTCCTTACTTGTCAATTGACAAACAGGAAGCGGTGGATTTCCTTACAAAATATGCTCCTGGAGAGACTGGGAGCATCCTACAGGATAATGTCCTCTCCATCATTAGCGAGCCTCAGGGCGGCTTATTAACCTTAGGTATACTTGGGACAATCTGGTCTGCTTCAAACGGCATGATGGCATTAATGAGAGCATTGAACCTTGCGTATGATGTAGAGGAAACAAGATCATTTATAAAAGCAAGACTTCTCTCCATACTTTTGACAATAGGGCTTGTTCTTGTTTTTATTGTAACGCTTGTTTTACCGGTTTTTGGAGACGTTATTATTGATGCAGTAACCTCAGCTCTTAATCTGCCGAGCTCGACGGAATTTATGTTTCGTATCCTACGTTGGGTTGTAGCTGTTGCAATCATGGCATGCATACTTGCTGCGTTATACCGATTTGCACCAAATAAACATTTCCCATTTAAAGAAGTTATTATTGGAGCTCTTGTAGCGACATTAGGCTGGCAGGTAATTTCACTTGCATTTGCATTTTACATTAGTAATTTCGGTAACTATTCTGCTACTTATGGAAGTCTTGGCGGTGTGATTATTTTAATGCTTTGGTTTTATTTAACCGGCATTATTCTTCTCGTAGGTGGAGAGGTTAATGCACTACTTCATAAAAACAAAAAAACATCGGTTTCAAGTGAGAAAGAGCAAGTTGGATTTTAA
- a CDS encoding ATP-binding protein, protein MEQPNLNAKEVPKQNILPSVEDYYHKLQQLEALAYENQALTNVHTLVAGVAHEIKNPLTIMKGFLQLIKPDLDKLQKSDIADLLLEEIQRTTDLVEEFLQLARPSELTSERTDLIPFLKNILLLFHSQAKLSKCDLTTNLQQFNLPIEVMINPGQLKQVFLNVMKNSIEAIRMTNRSNGIISLTVGQHLNGVTINIRDNGVGMNASTQSRIFKPFYTTKEKGTGLGLFLSKQIIQNHKGTIKVKSSPLFGTTFSIQLPLLHPV, encoded by the coding sequence TTGGAACAGCCTAATTTAAATGCTAAGGAAGTTCCTAAACAGAATATATTGCCATCAGTAGAGGACTATTATCACAAGCTTCAGCAATTAGAAGCGTTAGCTTATGAAAATCAAGCACTAACCAACGTTCATACGCTTGTTGCGGGCGTTGCCCATGAAATCAAAAATCCTCTTACGATTATGAAAGGCTTCCTTCAGCTTATAAAACCTGACCTTGATAAACTACAAAAAAGCGACATTGCTGATCTACTGTTAGAAGAAATCCAACGAACAACAGATCTAGTTGAAGAGTTTCTTCAACTTGCACGACCTTCAGAGCTTACATCAGAACGTACTGATCTTATCCCATTTCTTAAAAATATCCTTCTTCTTTTTCATAGCCAGGCAAAGTTAAGCAAGTGTGACCTAACCACAAATCTGCAACAGTTCAATCTCCCTATTGAAGTGATGATCAATCCTGGCCAGTTAAAGCAAGTTTTTCTAAATGTTATGAAAAACAGTATCGAAGCCATTCGCATGACGAACCGTAGCAATGGGATAATCTCATTAACAGTAGGACAACATCTTAATGGTGTGACGATCAATATCCGTGACAATGGCGTTGGAATGAATGCATCGACTCAGAGCCGTATTTTCAAACCCTTTTACACAACAAAAGAAAAAGGAACGGGCCTTGGCCTGTTCCTTAGTAAACAAATTATTCAAAACCACAAAGGCACGATAAAAGTAAAAAGTTCTCCTTTGTTTGGTACAACCTTCTCAATTCAATTGCCCTTACTCCATCCAGTTTAA
- a CDS encoding cation transporter: protein MNEMTVSVAGMKGEECIQKIEAALLSLNGIERALADLKEETVTIMFDEEAVDQATIMQTIEEAGYQPA, encoded by the coding sequence ATGAATGAAATGACTGTATCCGTAGCAGGAATGAAGGGCGAAGAATGTATCCAGAAAATCGAAGCTGCCCTCCTTTCTTTAAACGGCATTGAACGGGCTCTAGCTGATCTCAAAGAAGAAACGGTCACAATTATGTTTGATGAAGAAGCCGTAGACCAAGCAACAATCATGCAAACAATTGAAGAAGCAGGCTATCAACCTGCCTAA
- a CDS encoding DUF6254 family protein codes for MSQSKGQRERQFRKRKEAQNPHGKIKSLEQLSNETPNKP; via the coding sequence ATGAGTCAGTCTAAAGGACAACGAGAGAGACAATTTCGCAAAAGAAAAGAAGCACAAAATCCACATGGTAAAATCAAATCATTAGAACAGCTTTCGAACGAAACTCCGAATAAGCCTTAG
- a CDS encoding polysaccharide deacetylase family protein, with the protein MTTVKQTGFILIFFVLLGCQVQQAGNLSLLNESNVKRPVPSFLVENDKEQLIAKYENKTPTEFGENVTGVYTHFSSSKKEISLTFDACGGSHGNGVDEALIAFLKETNLPSTLFINSRWIDQNTALFQELAHDPLFQIENHGTHHKPLSVNGESAWGITGTASVKEVIEEMKENQKKIEELTGETPTLFRSGTAYYDDVAVQIAQDLGVQIVNYTILGDAGATFTAQQVNDALMQAQPGDIALLHMNQPTSGTAEGVKKAIPALQKKGYTFVQLYSQNLQ; encoded by the coding sequence ATGACAACAGTAAAACAAACTGGTTTTATACTTATTTTCTTCGTTCTATTGGGATGTCAGGTGCAACAAGCTGGTAACCTCTCTCTTCTTAATGAATCGAATGTGAAAAGACCCGTTCCTTCTTTTCTTGTTGAAAATGACAAGGAGCAGCTAATTGCAAAATACGAAAACAAAACACCAACTGAATTTGGTGAAAATGTAACAGGTGTCTACACTCATTTTAGTTCATCCAAAAAGGAAATCTCCTTAACATTTGATGCTTGTGGTGGGTCTCATGGAAATGGTGTTGATGAGGCGTTGATCGCATTTTTAAAAGAAACCAACCTGCCTTCCACCCTTTTTATTAACAGCAGATGGATTGATCAAAACACCGCCTTGTTCCAAGAACTTGCTCATGACCCGCTCTTTCAAATTGAAAATCACGGCACGCATCACAAGCCTCTTTCTGTGAACGGGGAGTCAGCCTGGGGCATCACAGGGACAGCATCGGTTAAAGAAGTGATTGAAGAAATGAAAGAGAATCAAAAGAAAATTGAAGAACTAACGGGTGAAACACCGACACTTTTCCGTTCAGGAACAGCCTACTATGATGACGTAGCAGTTCAAATCGCTCAGGATCTTGGTGTTCAAATTGTGAATTACACAATACTTGGAGATGCAGGCGCAACTTTTACCGCCCAACAGGTGAACGATGCTCTAATGCAAGCACAACCCGGCGACATTGCCCTTCTTCATATGAATCAACCGACTAGCGGGACGGCAGAAGGAGTGAAAAAAGCGATACCCGCCTTACAGAAAAAGGGGTACACATTTGTTCAACTTTACTCCCAAAATTTGCAGTGA
- a CDS encoding NCS2 family permease: MKTKINFDFQAHDTSLKKEILAGITSFFTIVYIAAVNASILADAGIPFEAGMIATVLTSVVGCLLIGFYANAPIILVPGMGVNAFFTYTMVESMGLSWEVALASVFVAGILFAITAFTPLSGVLSKAIPRSLKEAITVGIGLFLTFIGLQKGGIVVSSDSTFVALGSLGSAHVIATLATLGLAAILFIRNVKGHFLISMLAGTALAWSLGLIETGQQNNFSFSSYGSVYAAMSFDDILMLPFWIATFSMAMILVFENMGLLTGLLPDQRKFTKSYQANAISAISSGLFGTSPTVSTVESASGISAGGRTGLTAITTGLLFLTSLFFIPIFKIIPDSAIAPVLIIIGGLMITSIQNISLQDFSEGFPAFLIIVMIPLTYSIVDGIAFGFIAYPFLKIALGKGKEVPVPMYIIASLFFINFFLHTI, encoded by the coding sequence GTGAAAACGAAAATTAATTTTGATTTTCAGGCTCACGATACTTCACTGAAGAAAGAAATTCTTGCCGGCATTACATCATTTTTTACGATTGTTTATATCGCAGCGGTTAACGCGTCAATCCTTGCTGATGCAGGAATTCCTTTCGAAGCAGGAATGATTGCAACAGTCCTGACGTCAGTGGTCGGCTGCCTGTTAATTGGGTTTTATGCAAATGCACCAATTATCCTCGTTCCGGGGATGGGTGTAAATGCTTTCTTTACGTATACAATGGTTGAATCAATGGGATTAAGCTGGGAGGTGGCGCTCGCTTCTGTCTTTGTTGCAGGGATATTATTTGCGATAACAGCTTTTACACCGCTCTCCGGTGTGCTTTCAAAAGCAATCCCGCGTTCATTAAAAGAAGCGATTACCGTCGGAATTGGTTTATTCCTTACATTCATCGGACTACAAAAAGGCGGTATCGTCGTTTCTAGCGATTCCACATTTGTAGCACTTGGGAGCCTTGGGTCCGCTCATGTGATTGCAACCCTCGCTACGCTAGGGTTAGCTGCCATTCTCTTCATTCGAAATGTGAAAGGTCATTTTCTTATCAGCATGTTAGCTGGAACTGCACTCGCTTGGTCGCTCGGACTAATTGAGACAGGGCAACAAAATAACTTTTCATTCTCATCCTACGGATCGGTATATGCTGCCATGTCTTTCGATGACATTCTGATGCTGCCATTCTGGATCGCAACGTTCTCAATGGCGATGATTCTTGTTTTTGAGAATATGGGTTTGTTAACCGGTTTACTGCCAGATCAGCGGAAATTTACTAAGTCATATCAAGCAAACGCGATCTCAGCCATATCATCTGGCCTTTTTGGTACGAGTCCAACCGTCTCGACTGTTGAAAGTGCTTCAGGAATTTCAGCTGGTGGTCGAACAGGGCTTACTGCTATTACAACAGGGTTATTGTTCTTAACATCATTATTCTTTATCCCTATTTTTAAAATCATACCAGACTCGGCGATTGCGCCAGTTTTGATTATTATTGGCGGTCTGATGATTACATCCATTCAAAATATTTCCCTACAAGATTTTTCTGAAGGGTTTCCTGCATTTTTAATTATCGTAATGATTCCGCTCACCTACAGCATTGTGGACGGCATTGCATTTGGCTTTATTGCATACCCATTTCTAAAAATCGCTTTAGGTAAAGGAAAAGAAGTTCCTGTACCGATGTACATTATCGCAAGCCTGTTTTTTATAAACTTTTTCTTACACACCATCTAG
- a CDS encoding purine/pyrimidine permease, whose translation MRNTLSALQWAIFMIAGSIVAPVAIASLFHLDPAMAAGFVQRTMFVLGVAGILQATLGHRLPINEGPAGLWWGVFVLYAGLSSTLFGSEVETLQALELAMIASGIIFILLSAFGLVEKLSRLFTPVVTGIYLLLLVAQLSGSFLNGMMGVGYLKEGIDLRIAGLSLLLVGVSIWFSRSMPAMIQQYSILIILIFGWILFAVLGLAKPVVLPEGGFIQLPEVFAFGYPAWDSGMIITALLVTLLLLTNMIASIRVVEEVLNKLSNTKPMGRYRQAGFISGINQLLGGVFSAVGSVPISGAAGFILTTGLKQKLPFILGSGLIIIISLFPALMAFFAALPEPVGYAVIFIVFVNMVGIAFNEFKKDDSEGKPFIIGISFMVGIGTMFIPPEAFQQAPPIAASILNNGLILGSITAILTEQILYKKQ comes from the coding sequence ATGCGTAATACGTTATCCGCCCTTCAATGGGCCATCTTTATGATTGCGGGTTCCATCGTGGCGCCGGTTGCCATTGCAAGCTTGTTCCATCTAGATCCTGCGATGGCAGCAGGGTTTGTTCAGAGAACGATGTTTGTTCTGGGTGTAGCTGGAATCTTACAGGCGACGCTCGGTCACCGCCTACCGATTAATGAAGGACCTGCAGGATTATGGTGGGGAGTATTTGTTCTTTATGCAGGGTTAAGTTCTACTTTATTTGGATCTGAGGTAGAGACACTTCAAGCGCTCGAACTCGCAATGATCGCAAGCGGAATTATTTTTATCCTACTGAGCGCATTTGGTTTAGTGGAGAAGCTATCTCGTCTATTTACACCAGTTGTAACAGGGATTTATCTTCTGCTTCTTGTCGCTCAATTAAGTGGATCCTTTCTTAACGGCATGATGGGAGTCGGCTATCTAAAAGAGGGGATTGACCTTCGTATAGCAGGGCTATCTCTTCTGCTTGTAGGTGTTTCCATATGGTTTTCTAGGTCGATGCCTGCGATGATTCAGCAATATAGTATCCTCATTATCTTAATTTTCGGTTGGATTTTATTTGCTGTTCTTGGGTTAGCGAAGCCAGTCGTTCTTCCAGAAGGAGGATTCATTCAATTGCCAGAGGTATTCGCGTTTGGGTATCCAGCCTGGGATTCTGGCATGATTATAACAGCGTTGCTTGTGACGCTTCTTCTTCTTACGAATATGATCGCAAGCATTCGCGTTGTAGAAGAAGTGTTAAATAAGCTATCAAATACAAAGCCTATGGGGCGATACAGACAGGCAGGATTCATTTCTGGGATCAATCAATTACTAGGAGGCGTATTTTCAGCGGTTGGGAGTGTTCCGATTTCAGGTGCCGCAGGTTTTATTTTAACAACAGGTCTTAAACAAAAGCTTCCATTTATTTTAGGTAGTGGTTTGATCATCATTATTAGCTTATTCCCTGCTTTGATGGCGTTCTTTGCGGCATTACCTGAACCAGTTGGCTATGCTGTTATTTTTATCGTGTTTGTTAACATGGTAGGAATTGCATTTAACGAGTTTAAAAAGGATGATTCCGAGGGAAAACCATTTATAATAGGCATTTCCTTCATGGTTGGAATTGGTACGATGTTTATTCCACCTGAAGCCTTTCAACAAGCCCCGCCAATTGCGGCTTCGATTTTGAATAACGGTCTTATACTTGGTTCGATTACCGCGATTTTGACGGAGCAAATCCTTTACAAAAAGCAATAG
- a CDS encoding universal stress protein, which yields MKKYNKILVAFDGSDLSVKALNEAIAMAKENESMEIDIVTALNPTAQISSALVYASILNELRREAVQMLEGISEKLTVQLPNHKIKTKVLEGNPGNEIVKYADDHQRDLIIMGSRGLNGLREWFLGSVSHAVLQQSHCPVLIVK from the coding sequence ATGAAAAAATACAATAAAATCCTTGTTGCATTTGATGGATCAGACTTAAGTGTTAAGGCATTAAATGAAGCGATTGCCATGGCAAAAGAAAATGAATCCATGGAAATTGATATTGTGACTGCTTTAAATCCAACAGCTCAGATTAGCTCCGCCCTCGTTTATGCTAGCATATTGAATGAACTGAGAAGAGAAGCAGTTCAGATGTTAGAAGGGATAAGTGAAAAGCTGACCGTACAGCTACCCAATCACAAAATAAAGACGAAGGTGCTTGAAGGGAATCCTGGAAATGAAATTGTAAAATATGCTGATGATCACCAGCGGGATTTAATTATTATGGGAAGCAGAGGTTTGAATGGCTTAAGAGAATGGTTTCTTGGAAGCGTCAGTCATGCTGTGCTTCAGCAATCTCATTGTCCGGTTCTTATCGTTAAATAA
- the rpiA gene encoding ribose-5-phosphate isomerase RpiA, which yields MNEKQLAGKKAASYIQDGMIVGLGTGSTVYWTILEIARMVKEGLNITGVATSKSTEKLAQEQGIPLLSLEDVSTIDLTIDGADELTEDLTLIKGGGGALLREKIIAYHSTHMIVVADSSKYVKKLGTFPLPVEITQFGYLKTLNAIQNLGCEANLRKENDSLFITDNGNYIVDCLFGEISFPTTLHDHLNQLPGVVENGLFIGYAAKAIIGQDNTITYVEN from the coding sequence GTGAACGAAAAACAACTTGCCGGTAAAAAAGCAGCATCCTATATTCAAGACGGTATGATTGTTGGACTCGGTACAGGAAGTACCGTTTATTGGACGATTCTTGAAATAGCCAGAATGGTGAAAGAAGGCTTGAATATTACAGGAGTTGCCACATCTAAAAGTACTGAAAAGCTTGCACAGGAACAAGGCATTCCACTTTTATCACTAGAGGACGTTTCTACCATCGACTTAACGATTGATGGGGCAGATGAACTAACGGAGGATTTAACCCTCATAAAAGGGGGAGGCGGCGCACTGCTTCGAGAAAAAATCATCGCCTATCATTCAACGCACATGATTGTCGTTGCTGATTCCAGTAAGTATGTTAAAAAACTGGGGACATTCCCTCTTCCTGTTGAGATCACGCAATTTGGTTATTTAAAAACGTTAAACGCCATTCAAAATTTGGGTTGTGAAGCAAACCTTCGTAAAGAGAATGATTCCCTTTTTATAACAGACAACGGGAACTATATTGTAGATTGTTTATTTGGTGAAATTAGCTTCCCAACTACTCTACATGATCACCTTAATCAACTTCCAGGAGTAGTTGAAAATGGGCTATTTATTGGTTATGCAGCGAAGGCGATCATCGGCCAAGACAATACCATTACATATGTTGAAAACTAA
- the gndA gene encoding NADP-dependent phosphogluconate dehydrogenase gives MSKQQIGVIGLAVMGKNLAMNIESRGYSVSVYNRSEEKTKEMMSEVEGRNFQDTYSIEEFVQSLETPRKILLMVKAGMPTDATIDQLLPHLDKDDIIIDGGNAFFKDTQKRSEDLKEKGIRFIGTGVSGGEEGALNGPSIMPGGQPDAFSEVEDIFKAIAANVDGDPCTTYIGPDGAGHYVKMVHNGIEYGDMQLIGEAYYMMKNVLGLSTDELHEVFKEWNKGELDSYLIEITADIFTKKDPETGKALVDVILDTAGQKGTGKWTSQSALDLGVPLSIITESVFSRFISAMKEERVKASKLLAGPNVPAFDGNKEDLIEKIRKALYLSKICSYAQGFAQMRSASDEYEWNLDYGSIAMIFRGGCIIRAGFLQNIKEAYDREPSLTNLLLDPYFKEIVESYQSAARDIVSLAVQRGIPVPGLASAIAYYDSYRSETLPANLLQAQRDYFGAHTYQRIDREGVFHTEWLED, from the coding sequence ATGTCAAAACAACAAATTGGTGTAATTGGGTTAGCCGTTATGGGGAAGAACCTTGCGATGAATATCGAAAGTCGCGGCTATTCCGTTTCAGTGTACAATCGCTCGGAAGAAAAAACGAAAGAAATGATGTCTGAAGTTGAAGGACGAAACTTTCAGGATACATACAGCATTGAAGAGTTCGTTCAATCACTTGAAACACCTAGAAAAATCTTGCTAATGGTTAAAGCAGGTATGCCAACAGATGCAACCATTGATCAGTTGCTTCCACATCTTGATAAAGATGATATTATCATTGACGGCGGGAATGCTTTCTTTAAAGACACGCAGAAGCGTAGCGAAGATTTGAAAGAAAAAGGTATTCGCTTTATTGGTACTGGCGTTTCAGGTGGGGAAGAAGGTGCATTAAACGGTCCTTCGATTATGCCTGGTGGACAACCGGATGCATTTAGTGAAGTTGAAGATATCTTTAAAGCAATCGCAGCAAACGTTGATGGCGATCCTTGTACAACTTACATTGGTCCAGACGGCGCTGGTCATTATGTGAAAATGGTGCATAACGGCATCGAGTATGGTGACATGCAGTTAATCGGCGAAGCTTATTACATGATGAAGAACGTGCTTGGTCTTTCAACTGATGAACTTCACGAAGTATTTAAAGAATGGAATAAAGGTGAGCTTGATAGCTACCTAATCGAAATCACAGCAGATATCTTTACGAAGAAAGATCCTGAAACAGGGAAAGCTCTTGTTGATGTGATTCTTGATACAGCTGGTCAGAAAGGTACTGGTAAATGGACAAGCCAGAGTGCCCTAGATCTTGGTGTACCACTTTCAATCATTACGGAATCTGTTTTCTCCCGCTTTATTTCTGCAATGAAAGAAGAGCGCGTGAAAGCAAGCAAGCTTCTTGCGGGACCTAATGTACCAGCGTTTGATGGTAATAAAGAAGACCTAATCGAGAAGATCCGCAAAGCGCTATATTTAAGTAAAATTTGTTCATACGCTCAAGGCTTCGCTCAAATGCGTTCGGCTTCAGATGAGTATGAATGGAATCTTGATTACGGTTCAATCGCAATGATCTTCCGCGGTGGTTGCATTATTCGTGCAGGTTTCCTTCAAAACATTAAAGAAGCATACGACCGTGAGCCTAGCTTAACAAACCTTCTTCTAGATCCTTACTTCAAAGAGATCGTTGAATCTTACCAGAGCGCTGCTCGTGATATCGTATCACTTGCCGTACAGCGCGGAATTCCGGTTCCTGGTCTTGCAAGTGCGATTGCTTATTATGATAGCTATCGTAGCGAAACATTGCCAGCAAACCTTCTACAAGCACAGCGCGACTACTTTGGCGCTCATACGTATCAACGAATTGACCGCGAAGGCGTATTCCACACAGAATGGCTTGAAGACTAA